From Arachis hypogaea cultivar Tifrunner chromosome 3, arahy.Tifrunner.gnm2.J5K5, whole genome shotgun sequence:
ttatttttttaatttttttcacaaaatattaaaaaacaatCTGTcttatactaatattttttaagatttatttatcttactgaaaatttttttcttaaacttATTTGTTCTGTATATTAAAACTTTTAAGAGAATAGTTTGTCCAATAGAAATAATTTTCAGAAACTTTTAAAATAaccaatttttattaaaaattatagtgTGTAAtctaaaattttgattaaaaagggTAATTTGTTCTGTTTATCTAGCTAATAGACTAATAGTGTTTATAGATAGTAGGAGCTAGTAATTTATGTGTAGATTTCTTGATATAGGTAGGATGATAATAACAATAATCGAAGGCGATAGATAGGATGGTGTGAACGGGTTAAACCTCATTGGGTACGCGCAGCATGCCCAATAAATTCAATATGTTTGTCCTATAAAATTTGTTAAGctaataataatttttgtgaataatatgaataataggTTTTAAAATTGGTCcaacaaaataaaaacacatGGGTTGCTGTATATATAAGTCGGGATTCAAACCCCCAACACTTGCTTAAccagacgagtgagctgaccactcgaccaatccaagttaatttttaaattttaatattagaataactatcCACACACCTAGTAAATTAAATATTCAATATATCCATTAtgcatattatttaatattttcattatctaaGTATACTTTTTTTTACCCTATATACGGACGGATATGATTTTATATGTAATCTTTGTGCCATTAAATAAACTCCATATAATTCCACTAAAATTTGTTTCATATAACATGGCATAACCTTATCTATAAATTGGCATGGCAAGTAGTACAagccaaacaaagaaaataagcaCAGGGATTTTATTCTCCTACAAAAACTTTGTGCTTTCTTGTTATTACTGAAGGACATAGAGACAACAGAGCATGGCGACACCAAAAACGGCACTTTCAGCGTTATTGAAGACCAGAATTGAAGGTAGTGGGAGCGAGACCATAGTGTTTTGTCATGGCTATGGAACGGACCAATCCATTTGGGACAAAGTGGTTCCCATATTAGCTCAAAATTACCGTGTTGTTGTCTTTGATTGGCCATTTGCTGGATCAGTAAAAGATCAGAAGCTTTACGACCCTCTAAAGTACTCTTCCTTTGAAGCTTTTGGTGATGATTTGATCACTCTACTGACTGAAATTGGCATCAAATCTGCCACTTTCGTTGGCCATTCCATGTCCGGCATGATCGGTTGCATTGCCTCTCTCAAAAGGCCTGACCTCTTTAAGCGCCTTGTTCTTGTTTGTGCTTCCCCAAGGTACTCAATCTGTTAATTAACAAGTAATAAAATGTTATTACACCTAACCTAACTTGTTTCATATAGGTTTCTAAATTCAGATGATTTCGAGGGAGGGTTTAAGAACTCAGATGTGGAGCAATTAATCTCGGCGATGGAGAACAACTATGAAGAGTTTGCTTCTCATTTCGCGTCGATGATAGCAGATACAGCTAACAGTGAAAATGTTGCGACCGTGGAAAAGTACAAGAAAGGCTTAATCAAAATGGGAGCTGAAGTGGCGCTGCCATTAGCCAAGACTGTGTTCTACAGTGATTACAGAGAATTACTTGACAAAGTTGAAACTCCATGCACAATCATACAGACCACTAATGACAAGGCTGTTCCTCGCAGCGTAGCACTCTACATGCAGAACAAGATCAAAGGGGAAGCCACTTTGGAGATCATACACACTGATGGCCATTTTCCTCAGCTTACTTCTCACCTTAAGTTTATTGAGGTTTTAAAGGCTACTCTCGACTCTGATGCCCTTAATTAATCAATTGAGATTATTATTCCCATGTTCGCTAAGTCTCTATCTCTTTCTTCTTGTCATCGTTTAATTTATTGGTTGTTGTACTAGTACCACAAGGTAAGTAGCATGATTGAATGGTGATGTATTTCAATAGCATGCATGTGATATTTCATGTTTGTATTCGTTGACTCCTTGTTAGTTACTGTTTGTATGGTTGGGGGTGGGACCGAAGAAGAATTAATGGCAGCGTCTACCTATCCTACATAGTCTCACAAATCACGGTGCTATCAAtacaagaggaaaaaaaaaaaaaaaatacaagatgacaaattatatctttttccctattttttaattaatttagaatttatttaggtgaatttctataaaaaaatcttttttaagtaatttttattaaaaaattttaaaaagtaaaaaaaaatttatatttagatattatatgtaaaaaaatatttttatttaataattatatttaaatacaataatataaaaatatttatttatttatttatttattatattaaaatatcttttttttaaaaatatataaattatagtttttaaaaaacagatttattttaattttttagtattttttattattaaaattttatcaaatatattaaaaaataaaaaatattttatattaaaaaaatctttttctaacaacTTAAGGTATCTAAAATTCTAAACACACTCTTAAACTTTAAAGTGAAACAACTGCTTAATCCATTTTAACTattaagagaaaaatatttttggggtAAGATAtagataacataatttttttggtgtacttaatattttttaaaattttttttttggtattaaaaCGGGACTAAAACGTTTAAACAaaaaatctaattacaaattaaataggataaacaGATCCTTGTTCATCATCAACTAGAATGCTACTAATCTCTCTAGGAGGAATCTCTCAAAAGTAAAATCTTGGGTCAAGATTTAAACTTTTTCGAACTAGACAATTTGCATATTTATTATCGTCATTGTATATATTTACAAAattaatatcataattttttttcaaaatataatattcCTAATTAAAGCATTAGGATGCTTGTTGTGGCCTATGTGGCTATTAATTAGAGATATAATGGCTTTGGAGTCACTCTCTACCACCAACCTTTTAACACCTATTGTCCAAGCCAAGTTTAACCCTTTCTTAATTTCCAAAGCTCCGCCCTATACGCCGAACACCGCCCAATAAAGTGAGAGAAGCCGCCGATCCACTTTCCACTGCAATCCCTCAATACCACAATCCGTCTTTTTTGTCATGACGTCTCTTATTCCGTCAGTGTTTAAAGTAGTCCAATTCGATGGGAGTGTATTTCATTTAACCTAGATTTCTTCTCTTCTGATGCTTGTTGCAGgtagcttcttcttcctcttgaacgCAATTTTTATCTCTTCCATGGTCTTCAAAATTTCAATGTGGATTTGAGGAGGTCTATGATAATTTTCTTCGTGTATCTATCTGTTTCTCCATTCCCAATTATCTAgcaagtaattaaaaaaatagcaaTCCAATTTTTGTTCTGATTGTTTCCCAATTGGTGGGATAAGTTCAATGCAATACATTATCCAAAATTGGTTCCGAAAAATGTTTACATTTTTTCAGGTTCAAAAGCATTGCCCAAGTTCTGGAGACTTTAGGGCAGTTTTTTAGAACATGGGTAATCTCTTTAATCTGATCTTCACATAATCGGCATTTTTTCTCTCCTTTAAATAATCTTGTCTTTCTTTGGTTAGTGAAAATTTTTTCATGTATTGTCCTCCAAATAAACATTTTGGCTTTCTAGTAtcctttctaattttaaatttgggtCCAatgatttctttgaaattttgacCAATTTTGCATGGCTTTGTAGGTAGCTCCCACAGAGAAGTCTCCGTCTTCTGTGTGCATCCAACCTATTCTGTCTTTGTCATACTCTTCCAATGATGTTGGTGTTGTAATGATGTTGAGAACAATGTCTTTAGATAAGCAATTGTTAAGTTTGAGTCTATCCTAATTTTTCATTTGAATTGTCCATTTCCACACAGAGCTTTCCATGTTTGAGATGGCTTTGGTTTTCCTGTTCAACAGACTTTTTTGTTCTCCACCCAATGGTTGAGCCAGAAATTGGTGTTCAGTCCGTCTCCAATGTAGTGTATGGTGTTTTATAACAATAAAGGCCAGAGTCTGACCAGTTTTTTCCACAGAGGCGAGTCTGTATTTTTTGCTATGATCCATATGATGGAGGAAAAatatcggtaaagattttcacaaaaatatcgcgttacaagtatagttctaaaccgataattaaacctcaatcaatgtttaaattgtttgtcatttaagcaaactcaataaaattaaccgaagtatttaaacttcgggtcgtcctcaagaaattgcagggaagtatgtttacTATTGGATATGGAAAATGTAAcatcctaatattcaaatccttatgcttgagtcataagtcaatgatattatggtggtacgactctcaggtgaatttttaatatataaatataagtatatttgAAGGGAGTATTattcgagaagcctgaaaagagtaaaaataaaatcacggAGACGCATCACTCACGCATCGACAGCTAAAAGATAAAGCAtgaagtcgaaagcgatatacagataaaggcataaaggagattaagagatagacaacagataaatatatataacataagtaaatagtcaCTAGTCACGactcgcgaagtttaggccggctagggtacagtatgaaagtagatgacaacaATATATCCTAGTCTCTCTCAAAacaaacataagagcctctataggcaagttcaaaagagttcaatacataatataagttcttcaaaataaaggtggggagattctaagcaaaatataaaatagagaatataaagatcttcgccgtctctcagacgaaccacagctcacttctgagtacctggacctgtatctgaaaaataagagatatatacggaatgagaacccccgacccatgggttcccagtatggtaaaagtgtcaaataaatacaatgcactgcaataaaaactcactaaacaTCCTAAACTTCTTTCCA
This genomic window contains:
- the LOC112790269 gene encoding probable strigolactone esterase DAD2, which encodes MATPKTALSALLKTRIEGSGSETIVFCHGYGTDQSIWDKVVPILAQNYRVVVFDWPFAGSVKDQKLYDPLKYSSFEAFGDDLITLLTEIGIKSATFVGHSMSGMIGCIASLKRPDLFKRLVLVCASPRFLNSDDFEGGFKNSDVEQLISAMENNYEEFASHFASMIADTANSENVATVEKYKKGLIKMGAEVALPLAKTVFYSDYRELLDKVETPCTIIQTTNDKAVPRSVALYMQNKIKGEATLEIIHTDGHFPQLTSHLKFIEVQKHCPSSGDFRAVF